One window of Nocardia sp. NBC_00508 genomic DNA carries:
- a CDS encoding ketosynthase chain-length factor, producing the protein MILVTGMGVLAPNGMGVERFWDAVLAGRGAIAPLARFDAGRSAARLAGQVADFDAAEHLPSRLLPQTDVSTRMALVAAQWALDDAKVDTTTLTDYDMGVVTGNASGGFEFTHREFNKLWSLGSEHVSVYESFAWFYAVNTGQISIRHGMRGPSSALVAEQAGGLDAIGHARRTVRRGTPLVVTGGVDSALDPWGWASHLASGSVSTSTDPERAYLPFDVGAAGYVPGEGGAMLVVEDAAAARARGVPKVHGEIAGYASTFDPPPGSDRPSGLRRAAELALADAGMTPGDIDVVFADASGIPDRDRDEAAAIEAIFGAGGVPVTASKPLTGRLFSGAGPLDIVTALLSVRDSVIPPTAYTTTLAEDYRIDLVLGAPRSATVGGALVLARGRWGFNSAVVVRAVSD; encoded by the coding sequence ATGATCCTCGTGACCGGAATGGGAGTGCTCGCGCCGAACGGCATGGGCGTGGAACGTTTCTGGGATGCCGTGCTGGCCGGACGTGGCGCAATCGCGCCGCTCGCCCGATTCGACGCCGGCCGCTCGGCGGCGCGCCTGGCCGGACAGGTGGCCGATTTCGACGCGGCCGAGCATCTGCCCAGCCGACTGCTGCCGCAGACCGACGTGTCGACCAGGATGGCCCTGGTCGCCGCGCAGTGGGCACTCGACGACGCAAAGGTCGACACCACGACGCTGACCGACTACGACATGGGCGTGGTGACCGGAAACGCCTCCGGCGGTTTCGAATTCACCCACCGCGAGTTCAACAAGCTGTGGTCGCTCGGCTCCGAGCACGTCAGCGTGTACGAGTCGTTCGCATGGTTCTACGCGGTCAACACCGGCCAGATCTCGATCCGGCACGGCATGCGCGGACCGAGCAGCGCGCTGGTCGCCGAGCAGGCGGGCGGGCTGGACGCGATCGGTCACGCCCGGCGCACGGTGCGGCGCGGCACGCCGCTGGTGGTCACCGGCGGTGTCGATTCGGCGCTGGACCCGTGGGGGTGGGCTTCGCATCTGGCCAGCGGTTCGGTCAGCACGTCCACCGATCCCGAGCGGGCCTACCTGCCCTTCGACGTCGGCGCGGCGGGGTACGTGCCCGGTGAGGGCGGCGCGATGCTGGTCGTCGAGGACGCCGCCGCCGCGCGGGCCCGGGGGGTGCCCAAGGTGCACGGCGAAATCGCCGGGTACGCCTCGACTTTCGACCCGCCGCCCGGCTCGGACCGGCCATCGGGTCTGCGCCGGGCCGCCGAACTCGCCCTGGCCGACGCCGGGATGACGCCCGGCGACATCGACGTGGTGTTCGCCGACGCCTCCGGCATCCCCGATCGCGACCGGGACGAGGCCGCGGCCATCGAGGCGATCTTCGGAGCCGGTGGCGTTCCGGTCACCGCGTCGAAACCCCTGACCGGACGACTGTTCTCCGGCGCGGGCCCGCTCGACATCGTGACCGCGCTGCTGTCGGTGCGCGATTCGGTGATCCCGCCGACCGCGTACACCACCACACTCGCCGAGGACTACCGGATCGACCTGGTTCTCGGCGCCCCGCGCTCCGCCACTGTCGGCGGCGCGCTCGTCCTGGCCCGCGGACGCTGGGGTTTCAACTCCGCGGTCGTCGTGCGCGCCGTGTCCGACTGA
- a CDS encoding FAD-dependent oxidoreductase, whose amino-acid sequence MPGVRTESVRVCVVGGGPAGLMTGLLLARSGVDVLVLEKHPDFLRDFRGDTVHTSTLLAMDDLGLAEEFLALPHVELSQLPMATAIGPVVFADFSALPGRFPFVAFMPQWDVLNFLAEAGRRYPGFRLVQQAEVTELIQRDGVVTGALARTPEGPLEITADLVIAADGRHSIVRRSGLLEVAASAAPMDVLWFRVTKPEGERLPTVRSGKGFFIVCIDRGDYLQVAYMIPKGAFAIIRDAGLARFRADLATIYPVLAPHLDAEILDWDNVKPLDVRVDRLRRWYRPGLVAIGDAAHAMSPAGGVGINLAVQDAIAAARLLAPVLTAGATPTTATLRAVQRRREFPMRVVQFAQLHLLSDLYPSAGRPGTDKPLLVRLLRRFPRLPRLVARVIGLGILPEPVPPPASETATALSKSREK is encoded by the coding sequence ATGCCTGGCGTGAGAACCGAATCCGTGCGGGTCTGCGTGGTCGGCGGCGGACCGGCCGGGCTGATGACGGGCCTGCTGCTGGCCCGTTCCGGCGTGGACGTGCTCGTGCTGGAGAAGCATCCGGACTTCCTGCGCGATTTCCGGGGCGACACCGTGCACACCTCGACGCTGCTCGCGATGGACGATCTCGGCCTGGCCGAGGAGTTTCTCGCGCTGCCGCACGTCGAGCTGTCGCAGCTGCCGATGGCGACGGCAATCGGTCCGGTCGTCTTCGCCGACTTCAGCGCACTGCCGGGACGTTTCCCGTTCGTGGCGTTCATGCCGCAGTGGGACGTGCTGAACTTCCTCGCCGAGGCGGGCCGCCGCTACCCGGGTTTCCGGTTGGTGCAGCAGGCGGAGGTCACCGAGTTGATCCAGCGCGACGGCGTGGTGACCGGGGCACTGGCCCGAACTCCCGAGGGACCGCTCGAGATCACCGCCGATCTGGTGATCGCCGCCGACGGACGCCATTCGATCGTGCGCCGCTCCGGGCTGCTCGAAGTCGCCGCCAGCGCCGCACCGATGGACGTGCTGTGGTTCCGGGTGACCAAGCCCGAGGGTGAGCGCCTGCCCACGGTCCGCAGTGGAAAAGGGTTCTTCATCGTCTGTATCGACCGCGGGGACTATCTCCAGGTCGCGTACATGATCCCGAAGGGCGCCTTCGCGATCATCCGGGACGCGGGGTTGGCGCGGTTCCGCGCGGATCTGGCCACCATCTATCCCGTGCTCGCGCCGCACTTGGATGCCGAGATCCTCGACTGGGACAACGTGAAACCGCTCGACGTCCGGGTGGATCGGCTGCGCCGCTGGTACCGGCCGGGACTGGTCGCGATCGGGGATGCGGCGCACGCGATGTCGCCGGCGGGAGGCGTCGGGATCAATCTCGCCGTGCAGGACGCCATCGCGGCCGCCAGGCTGCTGGCACCGGTCCTCACCGCGGGCGCGACACCGACCACGGCCACCCTGCGCGCCGTTCAGCGGCGCCGCGAATTCCCGATGCGCGTAGTGCAATTCGCGCAACTGCACCTGCTGTCCGACCTCTATCCCAGCGCTGGGCGCCCCGGCACCGACAAACCGTTGCTCGTCCGTCTGCTCCGGCGTTTCCCCCGCCTGCCCCGGCTGGTGGCCCGCGTGATCGGACTCGGCATCCTCCCCGAGCCCGTGCCGCCTCCGGCGAGCGAAACCGCCACGGCCCTATCGAAATCCAGGGAGAAATGA
- a CDS encoding flavin-containing monooxygenase translates to MLEPIDVDDETLRAHVAGAQIPALLMTVAHLTGDYSLLRAEYRPAAMPSQPRGGLTDAAEADVREQALQALVRLRDGDIEVPPAPKPEELRRITSWALGSDTEDLVPLLAEQIVLAGTDPKAPTWTKAQLAPGREFRVAIIGAGLSGLLAGYRLAQAGVPFTIYEKNPGLGGTWLVNTYPGCRVDVPSHLYSYSFAPRLDWPDHFCTQDMVLDYLRDFAHRNGLVEHIRFGVEVTAMAWEENSSSWRLTLRTATGTTGAVCDGVVSAVGQLSRPRLPAIEGRDDFAGPAFHSAAWDHSVDLAGKRVAVIGTGASGFQIIPEIAGTAAEVVVFQRNPPWLRPTPQLRQPIAASAQWLFRHVPYYAQWYRFWLSAPGLRGLLDSWIVDHTYPPSERAVSAANEQLRSLLLAAIQTQLADAPEIREHVVPQYPVGAKRPLCDDGRWVAALQRDDVRLVTEPIERITPRGVVAGQQESEIDVIVYATGFEASRFLAPMSVTGRRGLDLHAMWDGAPRAYLGMTIPGFPNLFCLYGPNTNIVGQGGSIIYFSECAVSYLLDAVRLLLVTGQRALDVRKDVYDEFGAWVDHGNENRAWGFSTTSGWYNEGGRSATNWPYSADEYWRRTHHIDPADYDIA, encoded by the coding sequence ATGCTCGAGCCGATCGATGTCGATGATGAAACGCTGCGCGCACACGTGGCCGGCGCGCAGATACCCGCGCTGCTGATGACCGTCGCGCACCTCACCGGCGACTATTCCTTGCTGCGTGCGGAGTATCGGCCCGCGGCCATGCCGTCCCAGCCGCGAGGTGGCCTCACCGACGCTGCGGAGGCCGACGTGCGAGAACAGGCACTCCAGGCGTTGGTCCGGCTGCGTGACGGCGACATCGAGGTGCCGCCGGCGCCGAAACCGGAGGAACTGCGGCGGATTACCAGCTGGGCCCTGGGATCGGACACCGAGGATCTGGTGCCGCTGCTTGCCGAGCAGATCGTGCTCGCAGGCACCGACCCGAAGGCGCCGACGTGGACGAAGGCGCAACTGGCTCCGGGCCGGGAGTTCCGGGTGGCAATCATCGGCGCCGGGCTGAGCGGGCTGCTCGCGGGCTACCGGCTCGCCCAGGCCGGTGTGCCGTTCACGATCTACGAGAAGAACCCCGGCCTCGGTGGAACATGGCTCGTCAACACCTACCCGGGCTGTCGCGTCGACGTCCCGAGCCATCTCTACAGCTACTCGTTTGCCCCGAGACTCGACTGGCCGGACCACTTCTGCACCCAGGACATGGTGCTCGACTACCTCCGCGACTTCGCGCACCGGAACGGACTGGTCGAGCACATTCGGTTCGGTGTCGAGGTCACCGCGATGGCGTGGGAGGAGAATTCGTCGTCATGGCGGCTCACCCTGCGCACCGCCACGGGGACCACCGGCGCGGTGTGTGACGGTGTTGTCAGCGCGGTCGGTCAGCTCAGCCGACCGCGCCTGCCCGCTATCGAAGGTCGTGACGACTTCGCCGGACCCGCGTTCCACTCTGCCGCATGGGACCACTCGGTCGATCTCGCCGGCAAGCGCGTCGCGGTCATCGGAACCGGTGCCAGCGGGTTCCAGATCATCCCGGAGATCGCCGGGACAGCGGCCGAAGTCGTGGTTTTCCAGCGGAATCCGCCCTGGCTGCGGCCGACCCCGCAGCTGCGCCAACCGATTGCGGCAAGTGCGCAATGGCTGTTTCGGCACGTGCCGTACTACGCGCAGTGGTACCGCTTCTGGTTATCCGCCCCCGGCCTGCGCGGCCTGCTGGACAGCTGGATTGTCGACCACACCTATCCACCGAGCGAACGAGCGGTATCGGCAGCGAATGAGCAGTTGCGCTCGCTGCTGCTTGCCGCGATACAGACCCAGCTCGCGGACGCACCGGAGATTCGCGAGCACGTGGTGCCACAGTATCCGGTGGGCGCCAAGCGTCCGCTGTGCGACGACGGTCGATGGGTTGCCGCACTGCAGCGGGACGATGTGCGGCTGGTGACCGAGCCGATCGAGCGGATCACGCCACGCGGCGTTGTCGCGGGACAGCAGGAGTCCGAGATAGACGTGATCGTGTATGCGACCGGATTCGAGGCGTCACGTTTCCTGGCCCCGATGTCGGTCACCGGCCGCCGAGGGCTGGACCTGCACGCGATGTGGGACGGTGCGCCACGCGCGTACCTGGGCATGACCATCCCCGGCTTCCCGAACCTGTTCTGCCTCTATGGCCCCAACACCAATATCGTCGGGCAAGGCGGCAGCATCATCTACTTTTCCGAGTGCGCGGTCAGCTACCTCCTCGACGCCGTGCGCCTGCTCCTCGTCACCGGGCAGCGTGCGCTGGACGTCCGCAAGGACGTGTACGACGAATTCGGCGCGTGGGTCGACCACGGCAACGAGAACCGCGCGTGGGGCTTCTCGACAACGTCCGGCTGGTACAACGAGGGTGGTCGCTCAGCGACGAACTGGCCCTACTCGGCCGACGAGTACTGGCGGAGAACGCATCACATCGACCCCGCCGACTATGACATCGCCTAG
- a CDS encoding winged helix-turn-helix transcriptional regulator, whose amino-acid sequence MTRRIGCAGDLVFGRWSTQVLWVLTHDGRLRFTELQQRIPGLTPKVLTQRLRQLERDGLVSRTYHAEVPPRVEYAATPLAATLAPVFSSIVEWSSEHLGEVLAARAAYDAGGDSS is encoded by the coding sequence GTGACCCGAAGGATTGGGTGCGCCGGGGATCTGGTCTTCGGCCGCTGGTCCACCCAGGTCCTCTGGGTCCTCACCCACGACGGGCGCCTCCGCTTCACCGAACTCCAACAGCGCATCCCCGGCCTCACCCCCAAGGTCCTCACCCAGCGCCTACGCCAACTCGAACGCGACGGGTTGGTATCGCGGACCTACCACGCCGAGGTCCCGCCACGGGTGGAGTACGCGGCGACCCCGTTGGCCGCGACTCTGGCCCCGGTGTTCAGCAGCATCGTGGAATGGTCCAGCGAGCACCTGGGAGAGGTGCTGGCGGCACGCGCCGCATACGACGCGGGCGGGGACTCGAGCTGA
- a CDS encoding luciferase domain-containing protein, translating to MTTTTVDGRLDLPRRSGDRPRTREHNPHQQLSQIAPPDLQEELWSRMTTLDGVLLGRSGIALPDTRALHLRPTIAEGPGEAYLAGTEFAHLHGHGDGSLHMCLPKDVVAQTVQQGWAELHPMARQGFMPGTLVMVYGPRDHEELEIIWRLVRISHRFARSSATA from the coding sequence ATGACGACGACAACAGTGGACGGGCGACTCGACCTGCCGCGCCGCTCCGGCGACCGCCCGCGGACCCGCGAGCACAACCCGCACCAGCAGCTCAGTCAGATCGCCCCACCGGACCTGCAAGAGGAGCTGTGGTCCCGGATGACCACCCTGGACGGCGTCCTGCTCGGCCGCAGCGGCATTGCCCTGCCCGATACCCGTGCCCTGCACCTGCGGCCGACCATTGCCGAGGGTCCCGGCGAGGCGTATCTCGCCGGCACCGAATTCGCTCACCTGCACGGACACGGCGATGGCAGCTTGCACATGTGCCTGCCGAAAGACGTGGTGGCACAGACCGTCCAGCAGGGCTGGGCGGAGCTGCACCCGATGGCCAGGCAGGGGTTCATGCCCGGGACGCTGGTGATGGTCTACGGGCCACGCGATCACGAGGAGCTGGAGATCATCTGGCGGCTGGTGCGGATCAGTCACCGCTTCGCCCGCAGTTCGGCTACAGCGTGA
- a CDS encoding acetyl-CoA carboxylase biotin carboxyl carrier protein has translation MTALDENAVAPRDTGHEDYLRVLEAIQTGALQLLAGFPQQPSALRFQVGEVTVEAEWQATAPAPTPATTAAVPVESVAAPDSPALGAVVRAPSVGVFYRCPEPGADPFVEVGDRVQAGQQIAIVEAMKLMIPVTAQTGGVVTGILKEDNEPVQFDEPLFSYSPE, from the coding sequence ATGACCGCACTAGACGAGAACGCCGTGGCTCCCCGCGACACCGGACACGAGGACTATCTCCGGGTCTTGGAAGCGATTCAAACCGGCGCCCTGCAACTGCTCGCGGGCTTCCCACAGCAGCCGAGCGCCTTGCGTTTCCAGGTGGGGGAGGTGACCGTGGAGGCAGAGTGGCAGGCCACCGCGCCGGCACCCACACCCGCGACGACCGCCGCGGTTCCGGTGGAATCCGTTGCAGCGCCGGACTCTCCGGCGCTCGGCGCGGTGGTGCGCGCACCCAGCGTCGGCGTGTTCTACCGCTGCCCCGAGCCGGGCGCGGACCCCTTCGTCGAGGTCGGCGACCGAGTGCAGGCGGGACAGCAGATCGCCATCGTGGAGGCGATGAAGCTGATGATCCCGGTGACCGCCCAGACGGGCGGGGTGGTCACCGGGATACTGAAGGAAGACAACGAACCGGTGCAATTCGACGAACCCTTGTTCTCGTATTCTCCGGAATGA
- a CDS encoding winged helix-turn-helix transcriptional regulator: MTTVPDIDPCPITPVIDLVFGRWSTQVLWVLTHDGRLRFTELQQRIPGLTPKVLTQRLRQLERDGLVSRTYHAEVPPRVEYEATPLAATLTPVFSSIVEWSSEHLGEVLAARVAYDAGDGAH; encoded by the coding sequence ATGACGACCGTGCCCGACATCGACCCCTGCCCGATCACGCCGGTCATCGATCTGGTCTTCGGCCGCTGGTCCACCCAGGTCCTGTGGGTCCTCACCCACGACGGCCGCCTCCGCTTCACCGAACTCCAACAGCGCATCCCCGGCCTCACCCCCAAGGTCCTCACGCAGCGCCTACGCCAACTCGAACGTGACGGGTTGGTATCGCGGACCTACCACGCCGAGGTCCCGCCACGGGTGGAGTACGAGGCGACGCCGCTGGCCGCGACTCTGACCCCGGTGTTCAGCAGCATCGTGGAATGGTCCAGCGAGCACCTGGGAGAGGTGCTGGCCGCCCGCGTCGCCTACGACGCGGGCGACGGCGCACATTGA
- a CDS encoding lipocalin-like domain-containing protein, which yields MNATDLVGTWELVSYFDIDEHDATSQGPLGDDPRGLLIYGAHGYMSVSMMRTDGAAGATPFMGYAGTWRRSGTEVVHAISVCSNPAWADTEQVRQMSLTGDVLRLIGSAQVGGRTQRRVLTWRRSRPPA from the coding sequence ATGAACGCGACCGATCTCGTCGGGACATGGGAACTCGTATCCTATTTCGACATCGACGAACACGATGCGACCAGCCAGGGGCCACTGGGAGATGACCCGCGCGGCCTGCTGATCTACGGCGCGCACGGCTATATGTCGGTGAGCATGATGCGCACGGACGGCGCCGCGGGGGCGACCCCGTTCATGGGCTACGCGGGTACCTGGCGGCGATCCGGCACGGAGGTGGTGCACGCGATCAGCGTGTGCTCCAACCCGGCGTGGGCGGACACCGAGCAGGTTCGCCAGATGTCGCTGACCGGAGACGTGCTGAGGCTGATCGGCTCCGCGCAGGTCGGCGGGCGGACCCAACGCCGGGTGCTCACCTGGCGACGCAGCCGCCCGCCTGCCTGA
- a CDS encoding alpha/beta hydrolase has protein sequence MSTYLLVHGAFHGGWVWQRVTPLLEDAGHRVLAPSLVGLGDRAHALTADVGLDTHVRDLIDLVTAEDLTDVILVGHSYAAIVVTALADAVPDRIAELVYIDTFVPRDGEAVADIMPGMVEAFVAAAAAHGDGWRVPPQTEPMGDGGLYGVTEEPDLSWVASMQTPQSLKTFQQPLKLTNPQALAAIPVSHVYCSEGGETFKAMRTAMPRTLPPADLPADRLLVLPTGHDCMITMPRELAAHLLTLVHRPAPAP, from the coding sequence ATGTCGACCTACCTGCTCGTCCACGGCGCCTTCCACGGCGGATGGGTCTGGCAGCGGGTCACCCCGCTGCTCGAGGACGCCGGGCACCGAGTCCTCGCCCCTTCGCTGGTCGGTCTCGGCGACCGCGCCCACGCACTGACCGCGGACGTCGGCCTCGACACCCATGTCCGAGACCTGATCGACCTGGTCACCGCCGAGGACCTCACCGACGTCATCCTGGTCGGCCACAGCTACGCCGCCATCGTCGTCACGGCCCTGGCCGACGCCGTCCCCGACCGCATCGCCGAACTCGTCTACATCGACACCTTCGTCCCCCGCGACGGCGAAGCGGTCGCCGACATCATGCCCGGCATGGTCGAGGCCTTCGTCGCCGCGGCCGCCGCCCACGGCGATGGCTGGCGAGTACCGCCCCAAACCGAACCTATGGGCGACGGCGGGCTCTACGGCGTCACGGAGGAACCCGACCTCAGCTGGGTCGCGTCGATGCAGACCCCGCAATCCTTGAAGACCTTCCAGCAACCGCTGAAACTAACGAACCCCCAAGCCCTAGCAGCGATTCCGGTATCGCACGTCTATTGCAGCGAAGGCGGCGAGACCTTCAAAGCCATGCGCACCGCCATGCCCCGCACCCTCCCGCCCGCCGACCTCCCCGCCGATAGGCTCCTGGTCCTCCCGACCGGCCACGACTGCATGATCACCATGCCGCGCGAGCTAGCCGCGCACCTGCTCACTTTGGTCCACCGCCCAGCACCGGCACCTTAG
- a CDS encoding MBL fold metallo-hydrolase, whose translation MTATKSSAPPVVREIADGVYAYTHSRGGWCVSNAGVLVGPDGAVVIDTLATEGRTRALVEFVDGLGLGPARTIVNTHHHGDHNFGNHLFGATAVVIGHDRIRPEMAETGLALTKLWPNVDWGDVRVTLPGITFGEQLTLHLGERRVELRHLGSAAHTTNDVVAWLPEERVLFAGDLVMSGAAPFCLMGSVSGSVAAVRRLAALGAETVVAGHGPVTGPEIFDQTLRYLRWVQDLAAEGRALGLTPLAIALEADHGEFADLVDQERLVGNLYRADAELSGGPLGEPLDVLSIFDEMVLYNGGQVPACLA comes from the coding sequence ATGACAGCCACCAAGTCCTCCGCACCGCCGGTTGTGCGCGAGATCGCCGACGGGGTCTACGCGTACACGCACAGCCGCGGCGGGTGGTGTGTGAGCAATGCCGGTGTGCTGGTCGGGCCGGACGGCGCGGTGGTCATCGACACGCTTGCGACCGAGGGACGCACCCGGGCGCTCGTCGAGTTCGTCGACGGGCTCGGCCTCGGACCGGCCCGCACGATCGTGAACACCCACCACCACGGTGACCACAACTTCGGCAACCACCTGTTCGGGGCGACCGCCGTCGTCATCGGCCACGACCGGATCCGGCCCGAGATGGCCGAGACCGGCCTGGCACTGACGAAGCTGTGGCCGAACGTGGACTGGGGTGACGTGCGAGTCACGTTGCCGGGCATCACGTTCGGCGAACAGTTGACTCTGCACCTCGGCGAGCGGCGGGTGGAGCTCCGCCATCTCGGTTCCGCCGCGCACACCACCAACGACGTGGTGGCGTGGTTGCCCGAGGAGCGCGTGCTGTTCGCCGGGGATCTGGTGATGTCCGGCGCGGCGCCGTTCTGCCTGATGGGGTCGGTCAGCGGGTCGGTCGCCGCGGTGCGGCGGCTGGCCGCACTCGGCGCCGAGACGGTCGTCGCCGGGCACGGTCCGGTCACCGGACCAGAGATCTTCGACCAGACGCTGCGATATCTGCGGTGGGTGCAGGATCTGGCGGCGGAGGGACGCGCGCTGGGGTTGACGCCGCTGGCGATCGCGCTGGAGGCCGACCACGGCGAGTTCGCCGACCTGGTCGACCAGGAGCGGCTGGTCGGCAATCTGTATCGCGCCGATGCGGAACTGTCCGGCGGCCCGCTCGGCGAGCCGCTGGACGTGCTGTCCATCTTCGACGAGATGGTGCTCTACAACGGCGGGCAGGTGCCGGCATGCCTGGCGTGA
- a CDS encoding acyl carrier protein: MTITITELRRILVECAGGEDLAELDGDIAAVEFEELGYDSLALIETAARIQRDFGVTIPEEQLIEVRTPQELVDIVNSQLQGVA; this comes from the coding sequence ATGACCATCACCATCACCGAACTACGCCGGATTCTCGTGGAATGCGCCGGCGGCGAGGACCTCGCCGAACTCGACGGCGACATCGCCGCGGTCGAATTCGAGGAACTGGGCTACGACTCGCTCGCGCTCATCGAGACCGCGGCGCGGATCCAGCGCGACTTCGGCGTGACCATCCCGGAGGAGCAGCTCATCGAGGTCAGGACACCTCAGGAGCTGGTCGATATCGTCAACAGCCAACTGCAGGGTGTGGCATGA
- a CDS encoding aromatase/cyclase, with translation MSRVMSHRKVIQAAPDVVYDLVADVTKWPVIFAPSVLVRHLHRGPDDERFRLWATVNGAVKSWTSRRVLDPEQRRIVFEQERSQAPIASMGGSWSLRETGAATEVTLDHHFTVVDGADPEEIATAVDRNSETELAALARIAELGHPVEEVVHTFEDTVTLQCSAADLYDFVYHSERWPEHVPHVSRIELTEDDDGVQLMEMDTVTAGGIPHTTKSVRICFPGERIDYKQLLPPAMLFGHSGAWEFADGPDGAVVTARHTVAINPAAAREILGAETDLADARAYLTEALSTNSRNTLLCAVRYAETTKSPT, from the coding sequence ATGAGCCGCGTGATGAGCCATCGAAAGGTGATTCAGGCCGCGCCCGACGTCGTCTACGACCTGGTCGCCGACGTGACCAAGTGGCCGGTGATCTTCGCGCCGAGCGTGCTGGTGCGCCACCTGCACCGCGGGCCGGACGACGAGCGATTCCGGCTGTGGGCGACCGTGAACGGCGCGGTGAAGAGCTGGACCTCGCGGCGGGTGCTCGACCCCGAGCAGCGCCGCATCGTCTTCGAGCAGGAGCGCAGCCAGGCGCCGATCGCGTCGATGGGCGGCTCCTGGTCGTTGCGCGAAACCGGCGCTGCCACCGAAGTCACGCTGGACCATCACTTCACGGTGGTGGACGGCGCCGATCCCGAGGAGATCGCCACGGCGGTGGACCGCAACAGTGAGACCGAGCTCGCGGCGCTTGCCCGCATCGCGGAGCTGGGCCACCCGGTCGAGGAGGTCGTCCACACCTTCGAAGACACGGTGACACTGCAATGCTCGGCCGCCGACCTGTACGACTTCGTCTATCACAGCGAGCGGTGGCCCGAGCACGTCCCGCACGTCAGCCGGATCGAGCTCACCGAGGACGACGACGGCGTGCAGCTGATGGAGATGGACACGGTGACCGCGGGCGGCATCCCGCATACCACCAAGTCGGTGCGTATCTGCTTCCCCGGCGAGCGGATCGATTACAAGCAGCTGCTGCCACCGGCGATGCTCTTCGGGCACAGCGGCGCGTGGGAATTCGCGGACGGCCCGGACGGCGCGGTGGTCACCGCACGCCACACGGTCGCGATCAATCCCGCCGCCGCGCGCGAGATTCTCGGCGCTGAAACGGATCTCGCTGATGCCCGCGCCTATTTGACCGAGGCGTTGTCCACCAACAGCCGCAATACGCTGCTGTGCGCGGTGCGCTACGCCGAGACGACGAAGTCGCCGACATGA